The Xanthomonas rydalmerensis genomic interval CTGATCGACCGCATCACCCTGTCGTTGCCCGATCCCGCCAGCGAGACGCAGGTCTACGAGGCCGAACTCGCCACGCTGGCGGGCGGCGCGCAGGCGCGCTACGACCGCGACGACGTCTCCGGCGCCGGCGCGGTGGCGCTGCCGGCCGGCGCCACCGCCACCTTCTGGGTGTATGCGCCGCAGGAAGGAGTGACGCCGCTGTCGATGGACCTGGCCACGCCCGGCGCGCTGTCGCTCGCCGTCAACGGCCGCCCGCTGCAGACGCCCACGCAAGCGGTGTTCCTGCTGGGCGGGATCAACAAGATCGTGGTCGGCGGCAGCGCCGAGCGCCCCATGCTGGATCGCCTGCGGGTGGGTCCCGGCGCCATGCTCGGCCCGCACTACGAAGCCGAACAGGCGACCATCGCCGGCAGCGCGCATCGCACCCAGGCCACCCTCGCCAGCGGCGGCGCAGCGGTGACCGGCATCGGCGGCGAACCCGGCAACGGCAATACGCTCACCTTCGCCTCGGTCATGGTCGAGCGCGCCGGCCCGTACATGCTGACCCTGCGTTACGCCAACGACGAACAGTCGAAGGCAAGCCATTACAACCCGGATCCGCTGGCCCGCGTCGGGCGCATCCGCGTCAACGGGGCGCCGCCGATACTGGCGACCTTCCCGCACAGCTTCCACCGCAACAACTGGTGGGAACTGAGCGTGCCGGTCGAACTGCGCGCCGGGCGCAATCGCATCCAGCTTTCCGGCGAAGAAGTCCCCGACGCCGACGGCGTCCACTACATCTCGCAGCGTGCTCCCGACATCCTGCTGCGCTCGCGGTACGCACCGGACATCGACTGGATCGCGGTCACGCCGCTGCAGGACGACGCGGCGATGTCGGCGCCCCGCTAGCGGGTGCACCCGGCACGGTGCTCGCCACCGCGCGTTGCCCTTCGTCAGGCAACGGCATCCCCAGCCGGCAGGCGCCGGGTCAGCAGCCGTTGCAACAGGCAGAACAGCAGCAGCAAACCGCCGATCACGATGCGCGTCCACCACGAGCTGAGCGTGCCGTCGAACACGATCAAGGTCTGGATCGCGCCCAGGATCAGCACGCCGAACAGGGTGCCGATCACGTAGCCGCTGCCGCCGGCGAGCAGGGTGCCGCCGATCACCACCGCGGCGATGGCGTCCAGCTCCAGGCCCTGCGCATGCAGGCTGTAGCCGGACAACATGTAGAACGTGCACACCACCCCGGCCAGCGCCGAGCAGAAGCCGCTGAAGGCGTAGACGCGCACCTGCGTCGCCTCCACCGGCAGGCCCATCAGCCGCGCCGAGGCCTCGCTGCCGCCGAGCGCGTACACGCAGCGGCCGAAGCGGGTGCACTGGGTCAGCCACATGCCCAGCGCCACCATCGCCAGCGCGATCAGCGCGCCGACCGACAGCGACGCGCCGCCGCCCAGCGGCAGTCGCGCCTGCGCGATCGCGGTGTACAGCGGGTCGGTGATCGGGATCGAGTCGACGCTGATCAGATAGCTGGCGCCACGCGCCAGGAACATGCCGGCCAGGGTGACCACGAACGGCTGCAGGCGGTAGCGCTGGATCAGCAGGCCCATGGCGGCGCCGAAGACGCTGCCGAGCAGCAGCACCAGCGGGATCGCCGCCAGCGGCGACCAGCCGTGGCGCTCGACCAGGGACGCCGACAGCACCGTGCTGAAGGCCAGCACCGCACCGACCGACAGGTCGATGCCGCCGCTGAGGATCACCAGGCTCATGCCCACCGCGGCGATGCAGAGGAAGGCGTTGTCGATCAGCAGATTGGCCAGCACCTGCGGTGCCAGGAAACCGTCGTAGAGCACGCCGCCGGCCGCGAGCATGGCCACGAACAGCGCCACGGTGATCGCCAGCGGCAGGCGCGCGCCCTGCAGCGTGCCCGCCGCCTTGCGCAGGCCGGACACGGTCGCGCGCGGCGCCGCCGCGCTCATGGCCGCACCTGCGGCGGCGAACGCCTGATCCAGCTGCGCAGGTTGGCGCGGAACACCGGCGATTGCAGCAGCATCACCGCGAACACCAGCAGCGCCTTGATCAGCATGGTGACCTGCGCCGGCACGCCGAAGGCATAGATGGTCGCGGTCAGGGTCTGGATGATCAGCGCACCGATCACGCTGCCGGCCAGGCTGAAGCGGCCGCCATCGAGCAGCGTGCCGCCGAGGGTGACCGCCAGGATCGCGTCCAACTCCATCAGCTGCCCGGCGTTGTTGGCGTCGGCGCTCTTGACGTTGGAGCTGATCAGCAATCCCGCAAGGCCGGCGCTGAATGCGCAGAACACGTACAGCAGCACCGCGATCGACCGCGCACGCACGCCCGCCACCCGCGCCGCCCGCGGGTTGTGGCCGATGGCGCGCACGAACAGCCCCAACGCGGTGCGCCCCAGCAGCAGCTGCAACACCACGAACACCGCGGCGACCACGAACAAGGCGAACGGCAGGCCGAGCAGGAAGCCGTTGCCGAGATAGAAGTACGGCGGGTAGTAGATGGTCAGGATCTGTCCGTCACCGAGCAGTTGCGCGATACCGCGCCCGGCCACCATCAGGATCAGCGTGGCGATGATCGGCTGCATGCCGACCTTGACCACCAGCAGTCCGTTCCACAGCCCGCACAGCGCCGCCACCAGCAGCGGCGCCAGCAGCACCGCCCACAGCGGGAAGCGGCTGTGTTCGCCGCCACCGATCATCCAGGCCGCCACCGTCGCGGCGATCGCCACCACCGCGCCGACCGAGATGTCCAGGCCGCGCACCGCGATCACCAGGGTCATGCCCATCGCCACCAGCGCCAGCGGCGCGGCGCGGTTGCCGATGTCGACCAGGCTGCCGTACAGATGGCCGTCGCGCCATTGCAGGCTCAGGAAGCCGGGGTCGAACACGCCGTTGCCGAGCAGCAGCACGGCCAGCGTCGCCAGCGGCCAGAACAGCGGGTGCGCGCGCAGCCGCGTAGGCCAGCGCGCGGCAGTCGTATCGGGCGTGGCGGCGGCGCTCATGCCGCGCTCCCGGCGATCAGGTCGAAGATCGCACGCTCGCCGCAGCCGCCGGGCAGTTCGCCGACCAGACGGCGTTCGCGCAGCACCGCGATGCGGTCGGCGATGCGCGCGATCTCGGCGACTTCGGCGGAAATGAACAGCACCGCCATGCCCTCGCGGGCCAAGGCCAGGATCCGGGTCATGATGTCCTGCTTGGCGGCGATGTCGATGCCGCGGGTGGGTTCGTCGAGGATCAGCAGCCGCGGCCGCGTCGCCAGCCAGCGCGCCAGCACCACCTTCTGCTGGTTGCCGCCGGACAACAGCCCCACCGGCGTGTCCAGGCTGGCGGTCTTGATGCCCAGCACGTCCACATAGCCCTGCGCGATGCGCACCTGCTCGGCCGGCGCCAGGAACCGGCGCAGGCCCATGCGCGCCTGCAAGGCCAGCACGATGTTCTCGCGCACCGACAGCTCGGCGACGATGCCATCGGTCTTGCGTTCTTCCGGGCACAGCGCCAGGCCGTGGGCGATCGCGTCGGGCGGGCCGCGCAGGGCCACGTCGCGGCCGTCGATCGACACGCGGCCGCGATCGGCGCGGTCCAGCCCGAACAGCAGCCGCGCCAGTTCGGTGCGGCCAGCGCCGAGCAGGCCGGCCAGGCCCAGCACCTCGCCGCGGCGCAGTTGCAGATCGGTCGGGTGCAGCTGGCCGCGCCGGCCGAGGCCCTGCGCCTGCAGCAGCGGCGCCGCGTCCTCGGGCGCGGCGGCGCGCACCGCGGCGGCTGCGGCGCTGGCCGGGTCGAGCGCGCGCCCGACCATCGCCGCGACCAGTTGCGGTGCGGGTAGCGCGTCGGGCGTGTCCTCGCCGACCAGGCGGCCGTTGCGCAGCACGCTGATGCGGTCGGCCACCGCATACACCTGGTCCAGGAAATGGGTGACGAACAGGATCGCCATGCCGGCCTCGCGCAGCGCGCGCATCACCCGGAACAGCTCGGCCACCTCGCCCTCGTCGAGGCTGGAAGTCGGTTCGTCGAGGATCAGCACTCGCGCCGAGACGCTAACCGCACGCGCGATCGCCACCATCTGCTGCACCGCCACCGGATAGGTGCCCAGCGCGCGACGCACGTCGATGGCGATGCCCAGCCGCTGAAGTGCGGCCTCGGCGTCGCGCTCGACCCGGCGCCAGTCGATGCGCCGCGGCCAGCCGCGCAGCGGATAGCGACCGGCGAACAGGTTCTCGG includes:
- a CDS encoding ABC transporter permease, translated to MSAAATPDTTAARWPTRLRAHPLFWPLATLAVLLLGNGVFDPGFLSLQWRDGHLYGSLVDIGNRAAPLALVAMGMTLVIAVRGLDISVGAVVAIAATVAAWMIGGGEHSRFPLWAVLLAPLLVAALCGLWNGLLVVKVGMQPIIATLILMVAGRGIAQLLGDGQILTIYYPPYFYLGNGFLLGLPFALFVVAAVFVVLQLLLGRTALGLFVRAIGHNPRAARVAGVRARSIAVLLYVFCAFSAGLAGLLISSNVKSADANNAGQLMELDAILAVTLGGTLLDGGRFSLAGSVIGALIIQTLTATIYAFGVPAQVTMLIKALLVFAVMLLQSPVFRANLRSWIRRSPPQVRP
- the yjfF gene encoding galactofuranose ABC transporter, permease protein YjfF, whose product is MSAAAPRATVSGLRKAAGTLQGARLPLAITVALFVAMLAAGGVLYDGFLAPQVLANLLIDNAFLCIAAVGMSLVILSGGIDLSVGAVLAFSTVLSASLVERHGWSPLAAIPLVLLLGSVFGAAMGLLIQRYRLQPFVVTLAGMFLARGASYLISVDSIPITDPLYTAIAQARLPLGGGASLSVGALIALAMVALGMWLTQCTRFGRCVYALGGSEASARLMGLPVEATQVRVYAFSGFCSALAGVVCTFYMLSGYSLHAQGLELDAIAAVVIGGTLLAGGSGYVIGTLFGVLILGAIQTLIVFDGTLSSWWTRIVIGGLLLLFCLLQRLLTRRLPAGDAVA
- a CDS encoding sugar ABC transporter ATP-binding protein codes for the protein MHPLVLEAQGLSKAYAGVAALEDVALRLRGGEIHALMGQNGAGKSTLIKLLTGVTAADAGRIVLDGAVVAPASPQQAQRLGISTVYQEVNLCPNLSVAENLFAGRYPLRGWPRRIDWRRVERDAEAALQRLGIAIDVRRALGTYPVAVQQMVAIARAVSVSARVLILDEPTSSLDEGEVAELFRVMRALREAGMAILFVTHFLDQVYAVADRISVLRNGRLVGEDTPDALPAPQLVAAMVGRALDPASAAAAAVRAAAPEDAAPLLQAQGLGRRGQLHPTDLQLRRGEVLGLAGLLGAGRTELARLLFGLDRADRGRVSIDGRDVALRGPPDAIAHGLALCPEERKTDGIVAELSVRENIVLALQARMGLRRFLAPAEQVRIAQGYVDVLGIKTASLDTPVGLLSGGNQQKVVLARWLATRPRLLILDEPTRGIDIAAKQDIMTRILALAREGMAVLFISAEVAEIARIADRIAVLRERRLVGELPGGCGERAIFDLIAGSAA